The Pirellulales bacterium genomic interval TTGCTCGGCCGTATCCCACGTTGGCGCCTGGACGCCTTCTACGTGGCCCTGGCGGGATCGATCGCTGCATTGGTGCTAGCCGCGCCCTGGCGGTATTTGGGCGTGGATGCACCGACGGCCAGCGGCACGTATCCGGCTGAGATTTTTACCGGCATGCTGCTATTCGACGGCATGACGGTTTATTTTCGTTCGGTCCTGCTGCTGTTCGCGGTGCTCTTTATCGTGATGACCCGCCTGTCGGGCATTCCGGATCGAGAGGACGGCGCGGATTTCTACACGCTCATTCTCGGCGGCATTCTGGGCATGTGCATCATGGCTTCGGCGAACCATCTGCTGATGGTCTTCGTGGGAGTCGAGATGGCTAGCGTTCCATCGTACGCATTGGCCGGCATGCTCAAGGGGCGCCGGAAGAGCAGCGAAGCAGCCTTGAAGTACTCCGTTTTCGGCGCCGGGACTGCGGGCGTGATGCTGTATGGCATTAGCCTGATCGCGGGAGCCACTGGCTCGGCCCATCTGCCGACGATCGTAACGCAGTTGGCCTCGATGCCGGCCGACGTGTTCGCCGAGAGGGAGTCCGTGCTAATGCTCGGAGGCCTGATGTTGGCCGTCGGACTGGCATTCAAGCTTTCGGCTGTGCCATTCCATTTCTGGTGCCCAGACGTGTTCGAGGGAGCCAGTGCTGAAGTAAACGCCTTCTTATCAGTGGCGTCGAAAGCGGGCGCCTTGGCCCTGTTGGTTCGTATAGGAATCGGTTTCACTCACGCACCGGCTGCCGTCCCTACGGCTGAGCTCCCAATCGCCGAAAGGTCTGCGACGGCACAAGTCGTGTTGGTGTCGGCCGCTCAGCCGGGCCCAGCGCTAGAGCATGAAGCACCGGCCGCGACGGGCGTTGTCCCGGCAACGGAGCCGCCGAAGGACGAATTAAAGCATGTCATTACCGGCGAGCCGGCCAGTGAGGATACAACGCTCGATCGGGTCCGCGACTATATCGCTGGCTTGATCGCCCTGCTGGCTGCTGTCACATGTACGTTCGGCAACCTGGCCGCCTACGCCCAGACGAATATCAAGCGTCTGTTGGCTTATTCGACGATTGCCCATGCTGGCTACATGATGATGCCTGTGGCCGCTGCGGTGGCGCTGGTGGGGCATGATTCGGAACAGGCCGAACAGGCTGTGGCGGCTGTGGCGTTCTACGTGGGCGTGTACCTGTTCATGAACCTGGGTGCCTTTGCCATCGTGGCCTTCCTTCGCAACACGATGCGCAGCGAAGAGATCTCCGACTATGGCGGCTTGATCCGCCACTCGCCGGGGTTGGTGATTTGCTTTTCGATCATTTTGATTAGCCTAGTTGGGCTGCCCTTTTTCAGTGGGTTTATCGCCAAAGTTCTGGCGTTTTACGCGCTAATTCCCGCCGGACTGCTATGGCTGCTCGTTGTCGGCGGTTTGAACACGGCGATCAGTCTTTTCTATTACTTGCGGGTTGTGAAAGCGATGACGATGGATCCTGAGCCGGCGGATCGGCTGCCGGTTGATTTTTCGATGGTTTCGGCCGAGGGCGCTTTCGTCGCACTCATTACGTTGCCGGTGGTGGTCTTGGGTGTCGCCTGGGATCCACTCTATCGCTGGGCTATCGCCGCAAGTCATCAGCTGTTGAGTTGAACCCTGTTTAGATCGGCCGATTAGCACGCCAAGTCCTGGACGCGACGTGTTTCGATCGGCGAATTAGATAACACGAGAAGCTGCGCATGGCACAGGTCGACTCCATCGATCTCCTGAATCGGCTGTTCGAAATCGAACATCGGTCGCTGTTGACCTATTTGACCGACGCTTGTCCTTGGACGCACTCAGGCGAGGAG includes:
- a CDS encoding NADH-quinone oxidoreductase subunit N — translated: MNFQELVNNLRLDTINVSLPGFQPELAICATIVVMLLGRIPRWRLDAFYVALAGSIAALVLAAPWRYLGVDAPTASGTYPAEIFTGMLLFDGMTVYFRSVLLLFAVLFIVMTRLSGIPDREDGADFYTLILGGILGMCIMASANHLLMVFVGVEMASVPSYALAGMLKGRRKSSEAALKYSVFGAGTAGVMLYGISLIAGATGSAHLPTIVTQLASMPADVFAERESVLMLGGLMLAVGLAFKLSAVPFHFWCPDVFEGASAEVNAFLSVASKAGALALLVRIGIGFTHAPAAVPTAELPIAERSATAQVVLVSAAQPGPALEHEAPAATGVVPATEPPKDELKHVITGEPASEDTTLDRVRDYIAGLIALLAAVTCTFGNLAAYAQTNIKRLLAYSTIAHAGYMMMPVAAAVALVGHDSEQAEQAVAAVAFYVGVYLFMNLGAFAIVAFLRNTMRSEEISDYGGLIRHSPGLVICFSIILISLVGLPFFSGFIAKVLAFYALIPAGLLWLLVVGGLNTAISLFYYLRVVKAMTMDPEPADRLPVDFSMVSAEGAFVALITLPVVVLGVAWDPLYRWAIAASHQLLS